CCGACTCGGTGGCAGGCGACCGCAGCGTGAGGATCAGCCGGTCCCGGCGGAGGTCGGCGCTCAGGTGCCCGTCGGCATCGCCGTCCGTACCGGCCACGATCCGCCTGACGAGCTCGGCCGCCTCCGTCAACGAGACCACTCGCACGTAGGTGTGCAGGCCCGCCAGCACATACCGCCAGCCCAGCTCGCCGACTGTGTCGGAGATCTGCCGACTGCCGGGGGGCCGGCCCAGGTACCGATCGTCGTCCTCCACGCCGACCATCATCGCAGCCCGGCACGTCGGTCTCGTCGGTCTCGGCGACCGACCCCGCACAGGGGCCTTCTCGTCGTGGGCGGCCGTCAGCGCCTCGCGGTGGTCCTCGACCCCCAGCGGTCATCGTCACCGCGACGAAAGACAGCCGCCGTGTTCGATCCGACCCTGAAATTTCTGACCGCCGATAAGTGAACCTTATCGGCGGTCAGCGAGAGTGACGAGGCGATCACCAGGCGTTTCGCAGTCATATCGTTTCGTTTGAAACGTAACTAGCAAACGTAATGAAAGGATGGTGGCGACTACCGGAGGCGCGGGAGCGGAGTGGAACTCGGCAGTCGGGTCAGGACTCTGGTGTGGCCGAGTGATCCGGGAGTTCGCCAAACGACGCGACGGGGCGGCGCCCACGACTTCTGTCGCCCGCCTCGGCCAGGCCCTGCTCGAAGGCGGCGTTTGAGGAACATCGGAACGGAAACCAGCGCTAAGCCCTCGTTGCGCTGGTCAGGGACTCGACCGCTGACCGTTATCCATCGGTATGCAACGTTTCAGTAACGGGAGTGCTGGATGGTGGCTTGTCCGCCCGCCCTGCAGCAGCGGTGGTTATCAGGGAGCTGGCTTCTTCATGTGGTCGGCGGATAGATCGCGATGCGGCGCCTAGTTCGCCAGGTTGGCATCCGGCTGGAGTGGCCCGGCTCCGGGAGCCGGTGGGGTTGGCGGCCGTATTTGCTTAGTGAACTTTCACGTTCCGTAGCCAATAGGGCGACATGTCATTACAGTCGGTTGATCATCGGCGGGTATCGAGCGGTAGTGCTGAGTCCGTAGGGGGCACCCCATGACGAGGACGCTGTTCGGAGGTGACCGGTCGTCGGGGCCGGTCTCAGCTGGTTCTGTCAGGCCAGTGGTGTTGGTGACGCCGCCTCCTGTCACGCATCGCACGGCCGAGGAGAACCTGGGGCTGGGGTATCTGGCGGCGGTGCTGCGGGAGGATGGGTTCGAGGTCCGGGTGTTGGACGGCTGGTTGGCCGGGCTGACGGCTTCCCAACTGGCTAGCGCGGTCATGAGCGGGCCCGTGCCGCTGTTCGTCGGGTTCGCCTGTTATCGGTCCAACATGGACTCGGCGGTGACGACCGCCGCGTTGGTGCGTTCTGGGATGCCGGACGTTCCGATCGTGGCCGGAGGGTTCGGCCCGAGTTTTCACACCGGGGACTTCCTCGCTGCGGGTTTCGACGTCGTGGTGCGTGGCGAGGGGGAGTTGACCGTCGTCGAGCTCGCCCGGTTCTACCGGGATGGCACACCCGTACTGGACTCGATTCTGGGTATCAGCTTCCGGGCCGGTGACGGCGTCGTTCATCGTCCTGCCCGGCCGCTGATCGCCGATCTGGACACGGTGCCGATGCCTGCGCGGGACACGCTGGGTCTCACGTTGGCCCGCCGTAGCCCGGTGCATGTGCAGACCTCGCGGGGCTGCCAGGCCAGCTGCACGTTCTGTTCGATCGTCGCGTTCGAACGTCTCGGTGGCGGGCCGACCTGGAGGCAGCGGTCGATCAGCGGGGTCGTCGACGAGCTGGCGGCACTGGCCGCTCGTGGGGTGGAGCACGTCAAGGTCATCGACGACAGCCTGCTGGAGCCGCCCCGCGACTTGAGTTGGTGTAGTGCGTTAGCCGACGAGATCGCCCGGCGTGGTGTGAGGGTGGCGCTGCGGGGGCAGATCCGGGCCGATCGGGTCGACGACGCGGTGCTCGCCGAGCTGCGACGGGCGGGATTCTGGTCGTTCGCCTGCGGGATCGAGAACTTCTCGCCCACCGCGCTGCGGAGGATGGCCAAGCGCTCCCGCGTCGAGAACAACGTCGCCGCTCTGGAGGCATTCCGGCTGGCCGGGATGTACGTGCAGGCCGGACACATCCTGTTCGACCACGCCACCACGACGGGCGAGTTGGAGGAGAACTGGGCCGGGATGGCCCGGTTCTCCTGGACGATCTCCAAGGGTGTGTTCACCGAGATGTATGCCGCGGCCGGGACCGCCTACACCCGTGCGCTGGCTCGCACCGGACGTCTGGAGGCCGGGCCGGCCGCTGCGGGCACGGCGGGTCTGGGCAACGCGGTCTATGCGGTGGCGGATCCGGCTGCTGCGGCGGCGTATGCCGCGTTGAAGCGCTGGCAGCGCAGTCACGCCCGGATCTATGACCAGACCGTCGATCCCCTGGCCGCGCCCAAAGCCCTCGCCCCACGGGAACGTCCGGAGTTTCACCAGCTCTGCGTAGCCCTGCGCGAAGAAGACCTGAGGTTCTTTCGTTCGGTCCTCGACCTGGTCCACGCCGGTGCCTGCGTCGCCGAGACCGTGGAGTTCACCGAAGCTCGGATCGTGGAGACCGCCCCGTTCTATGTCCGCGCCACCGCCCGAGTCGAGCATGCCTACCGACGGGCTGGATTGGTCTACGACGCCGAGGACAACCCGTTTCTGTGCTGACACCACCACCGTGATCAGGGAGGACTTCATGTCCACGACAGATGCCGTGTTCCCGTGGCAGCCCAACAGCGGCCAGCGGCGGCTTCCGCTGACTCCGCTGGTCGATGCGACCGAACACTTCCGGCGCCAGGGAGTCGGACCGATCGAGCACACCGAGCTGGACGAATGTCCGATCGAGATCCGCAACATCGGCTGGACCCTGGGCAACGACTGCCCCTACCGCTGCACACACTGCTATTCGATGTCGGCACGCGAGAAGGGCATGGACTTCACCCCCGCCATCGTCGATCGCGTCATCGAGCAGCTCGCCGCCAACGGTGTCGAGACGGTCAACCTCGGCGGCAACGAACCCTTGTTCACCAACGGTCCCAACCCCGTCAACACCCTGTTGCCGCGCATCATCCACGGCCTGGCCGACGCCGGGATACTGGTCGGCCTGACCACCTCCGGCATCACCCTGACCCACCTCGAACGCGACCACGCCCACGCCCTCGCACGCCTCAACGACGTCGACGTCTCCTTCGACTCCCCGTATCCGGACGAGCACAACGCCAACCGGGGCGCGAAACTCTTCAAGCAAGCCGTCCGAGCACTGGAGATCTGCCGCGACCATGGGATCCCCCACAGCGTGATCATGTGCGCGATGGCATGGAACTTCACCGACGACCGCATCGACGCCCTCGTCTCCCTGGCCCGCGACAACGACGCACACATCCGCATCAACCCGCTGAAACCGGTTGAGGCACGCCACATGGACAGCGCTCTGCCCGCCGATCAATACTACGCCGGATTCTCCCGGCTGATGGCGCAGTGCTCCCCGATCGATCTCGGTGAACCCCCGCTGGCAGCGGTCACCGACTTCGCCGGCGCGGGCGGCTGTCCGTGCGGGAGGACGTCCTTCCGGATCCACTCCATCACCCCCGATGGGCGCATCCCCGTCTCGCCGTGCGTCTACCTGCACGACTACAAGGTCGGCGACCTCGTCACCGACGACCTCCACGACATCGTGCGCTCGCCTCAGTTCCAGACGTTCCGCCGACGCAACGCCCACCCCGAGGCCATTCCCGGCTGCGCAGGCTGCCCCCTGCTGGCCTCCTGCCGAGGCGGCTGCGCCGGGCGCTCCTACCTGCACCACGCCCACACCACCGGCCAACGAAGCCTGTTCGTCCAAGACCCCTACTGCCCGGTCGATATCGCACCGACCGCACCGTTCCCGACCAACCCGACCCTGCCCACCGACCAGCGACTCGTCCACATGGACTACCTCTGCACGTGGATCGGCAAGCCGTTACCCGCGACCTCTACCCCTTAGAACGACGGCCGACGGCCGGGCCGGGGACACAACCCGGCACGGCCGGCGGTCCGCTTCGGTGGGACGATGGCCGGGTGATCGTGCCTTCGGCGTCGCTGCGGCTGGCCACCGCCTACCTGCACCAACGGGTCAGCCTGCGCATCGACCGGCCCGCAGGAAGCCGCCACCCCCGGCACGGCTACCGCTACCCGGTGAACTACGGCTACCTGCCCGGTGTCCCGGCACCCGACGGCGACGACCTCGACGGTTACTACCTCACCACGACCCCTGTCGAGCAGGCCAACGGCGTCGTGATCGCCGTCATCCACCGCCACGACGACGACGACGACAAGCTCGTCGTCGTCGACGACCACGACACCGACCTCACCGACGACGACATCCACCGCCTGGTCGCCTTTCAAGAACTCCCCGGTCGGTACGACATCGTCCGCCACTCCATAAGCTGAACCGTCCCGTTCGGGTGGCGCCGCAAGCACGTCCTGCCGCCGACTCAAGCATGGTGACCTCCGGCCAGGCATGTAGCGGTGGGCCCCTCGTGACTTCGCGGATTCAACTGTCACGGCGCTCCGTAGCTGCTGGTCAGCCGCGTCGGCGGGGGCCGGACAATGTCTCGGTGGCCTCGTGGACGGCGGCGAGGCCGGGTTTGACGTAGCGCTGGACCGACCGCAGGGACTTGTGGCCGGTCTTCGTCATGATGACGTTGGCGGAGACGTTGGCGTCTCCGAGATGGGTGGCCGAGCTGTGCCGAAGCTGGTGCAGGCGAAGGCCGTCTCCGTGGTGGCCGAGCAGGATTCGGGCTCTGTCGTATCCGAGTCGGGCCCGGCCGGTCTCGGGGCAGATGTCGCGGGTGTCGGTGGTCGCGCGGCGGTGCGGGCCGGGCCTGTGTTCCGACAGGAACAGCGGCCCGTGTTCACGACCGGCGATGAGGCGGGGCAGCAGGTGTGCGGTGTCGGTGCCCCAGGTGATCCACATGGTGTCGCCGCCTTTGACGGTGATCCGGGCCTGCTTGTTGGCCAGGTCCAGATCCTCGATGTTCAGAGCGAGCACCGCGCTGGCTCGGGAGGCGGACTCGTAGAGCATCCGCCACAAGGTCTTCTCCCGGAGTGGGACATTCCGGCGTCGACACAGCCGATCGATCCGGGACCGCGACACGGCTTTGGTGTCGTCGTTGTTCTCGCGCCGCCGTTCGGCGGCCGCGGGCACTGCCGGTGCGGTCCAGTGTTGTCTGGTGGCGCACCAGGTCAGCCAGGAACCGACGGCGGCGCGGTTGCGGTTCCAGGTTGCCGGTTTCGCCGTGCCCCACAGCTGGCTCAGCGTGGTGGCGAGCTCGTCGTCTGCGACGTCGGCCAGCCGCCGGTTCGGGCCGAGCAACTCGGCTGCCCGGTCGAGCACGTTCGTATACGCACGCAGGGTGTGCCGGTTGCTCGTGACCTTCGGCGAGTCGAGGAAGGCGTCGATGGCGGCGCGCACGGTCGGTCCGCCGACCGTGCCCGTTCCGGATCGTCGAGTGTCGAGTGCGGTCACCGTCGCCGCCATCGTCCGCCACTCCTCGCCTAGACCTACCGGATAACACGCACGAGTCACGTATCCGCGTCCGCGTGATCCTTCCAGGTCGACTATCACCAATGTCGATCGGTCTACCGGATAAGGAACCGTTATCCGGTAGCTCCACGCAGCCTGCCCATATAGCGCAAGGTTGCGCCTCGCGTCGCACATTTGCGATGGCCGCAAAACTATGCGTATTGTGTCGTTCATGGTGATGCGAAACATTCTTAGTGATCTGTGTGGCATCGTGCACCCGCTGCCCGACCACCCTGGCGAGGACGCGCCCGACGGCGCGCTCGATGTCTTCTCCGACCAGACCGCCGACGTCGAGCACGACCGCGAACGGCTCCGGGGAAACATGGAGGCCGCCTGGGACGGCGCCGACGTCGACCCCCTGCTCGGCGAGATCAGTGACGCACGCGCCGAGATCCGTGCCGCCGAACACCGGCTGCGACTGCTGATCGCCTACGGCCGCGAGTTCGTCGAACCCCGCCCCTACACCCTCGACACCCTCGCCCAGGCCGCCGGCATGTCGGTCTCCGGGGTGCGCACCGCCTACGACGACGAGGAGATCGTGGAGGTTGCCCGGCGCATCGGCGCGAAGTTGCGCCGCCGTGACCAGGCCGACGCGGACGGGACATCGTCGTGATCGGCTTCCCGGGCGGCCTCCGGCCCCGGCCCGACGCGGCCTGCACGTGCGAACCTGCCTGGCTGGCCCTGGCCGTCCGGTTGGAGGACGGAACCCTCATCGACGTCCTGCCTGCCGCCACCCCCGGCGGGCTGGCCTGCCTGTACGCGGCCTGCTGTACTCGTTGCGCCGCGCGCTACCCGCACCCTTTCCGCGTGGCGCCCCGCACCCACGCGGCCTGACCACCATGCTGATCTCGAGAACGGAACCTGGACGGCTCGGGTGACACGTCCCCGCCGGGCCGTCCAGGTTCGAAACCGCCGCCGGGCGGCGGTTCAGCGATCGAGCGCGCTGGGCTGCACCCGGAGTGTGGCGACCTGTGTCGGAGTCTTCTTCGCGCGGGAGATGTCGGACATCGTCCAGTGCACTCCGACGACTTCCCAGGTCTCGTTACGTTCATCGCCCAGCGTGTCGCCGTGGTACCGGCGAGTCCGGACGGTGATGGTCTCCCCGACCCGGGGCACGACGACGACACCACCGGTCCCGGTCATCGAGTCGGGATACTGCAAGGGAGTGTGCGGGGCCATGAGCAGGACGTTCGCGTCGTCCCTGCCCTGCTCGTCCACGGCGAGGTAGTGGATCACCAGTTCAACGGGTGCGGTCACACCAATCCTTCCTTCGGTTCGGCTGCCTCGACCCCAACGGGGAGGATGAGCAGCAGGTTCCTCACGCATCCCGCCGTCACCTGCGCGGACTCAGCGCCTCACCGGCCCACCACCGGCGTTGTCGGCGTTGCCCAGCAGCTCGGCGGTCAGGTCACGCAGACCGGCGACGGCGGAGAACCGCGGGTCATTGGCGGGATCGTGCCCGTCGGTCTTGGCCTGCTCCCACATGGCATCGACGTACTCGTGCAGCGCCAGCCGCGCCTCGTACTGCGCCACCAGCTCCTCACCGCTCAACGCAGCGAGAGCGAGGTGATCGTGCGGCGTGAACCCGTTACACAACTCAATGACCATCATCTGGTGATCCAACTTCTCGGTCTCGTCCATCCCGGCATCGTCCCAAGACCGCCCGCCACTGGACCAGGCCCGCGAACGCGGCTGCGGCCCGACCACCGTCCGGTGACCGGACCACACCACGACCCGCTCATTCGGGGTCGTCCTCGTCGCTCTCCTCGGCGAGCGCGTTCGGGTCGCGCAGGGGCCGCAGGCCGCCGGCGAGGTCGGCGGGCAGCAAGAACGAATAGCGGCCCAAGAGGTTGATGTGGCGGTGTCGGAACGGCGATAGCCGGGTGGCATCCTCGTCACGCACCTCGTGGCCGCCCTCTCGCAGGTGGGTGATGGCGGCGTCGAGATAGCGGGTGTTGAACAACACCAGTGCGTTGAGCACCAGACCCAGCGCGCCGAGCTGGTCCTCCATGCCCTCGTAGTAGCGCTGCCGCAGTTCACCGCGCTTGCCGTGGAAGATGTCACGGCCGAGGGCGTGACGCCCTTCCTGCAGGTTGCCCTGGGACTTCATCGTGCGGCGGTAGTCGGGTTCGTCGGCCATGCGCAGCACATGCAGGGACTTGTGGATGCGGCCGTAGTGGGCGATCGCCTCGCCCAACGGGGTCGGGTTGCCGTCGCGGGACAGCATCCTGATCACGTCGTGCGCCCGCACCGCGCCGGTGTGGATCGAGGCGATCACCCGCAGGATGTCCTCCCAGTGCCGGGCGATCCGTTCCAGGTCGACCCGGCCGCGAGCGGCGGTGTTGAACGGTCCGTAGTCGGCGCGGGTGTCCACCCGCCACAGCTTCTGATCAGGCAGGTCGGCCAGTTGCGGGGCGTAGGTCCAGCCCGCCAGCGACAGGAGCCCGAAGACGATGTCCGAATAAGATGCGGTGTCGGTCACGATGGTCTGCGGGCGGACGCCGCCGTCGCGGTCGTAGAGCACGTCCAGCACATACAAGCTGTCCCGTGGGGTACCGGCCACCACCTTCGCACCGAGCCCGGCGGCCTGATCGTTGACCATGTTCAGCCAGGTCGCGCCCTTGCGGGCCTTGAAGTACTTCGGGTTGTAGCCGGCGTGCACCGTGTTGACCGGGACGACGAACCGCATCCCATCCACGCTCGCGACGTGACCACCGCCCCACAGCCCGGCCAGCCCGATAGCGGCCTGCGCGTCGATCAGAGCGGCGTTCGCAGCCCTGATCGTGTCCAGCCGCAGGTAGTTGGCGTTGACGTGCGCAAGCCGATCTCGCGTCAGAGCCGCCACGCCCGGTTTGGTCACCGGCCGCCAGCCGATGTTGCACGCCTCCGCGACCAGCAGCGCCGCGATCGTCACGTTCAGCTCCGACAGGCGCGCCTCGCCGCCGGTGATCGAGGTGAACGCCGCATCCGCGCCGGTCCAGGAGAACACCTCCAGCAGCACCTCCGGCAGATCGACCCGAGGCAGCATCCGGTGGGTGAACTCGCGCAGGTCGACCAGGCTCGGCGGGTCCGCCTCGGCCAGCAACGCCTTCAGGTGCAGCCGCCCGTCGTCGTCGAAGCTCACCGCCGCGTTGCCCGGCAACCGGGACGCGACGTCGAGGTAGGTGTCGTGCAGCAGCCGCGCCCGCTCGGCCAGATGCTCCGCCGGGTCCTCCGGCAACTCGAGGCTGGCCAGCACCAACGGCTTCGCCGCCGACCAGGCGTCCCCCGCCAGCAGCTTCGCCCGCGGATCACCCCATTTGGAGGAGTTCACGGCGAAGATGTCACGCCGCTTGAGATGCCGGTGGAACTGCTCCAGCACGCAGAAGGTGTAGGCACGCCAGTCCACCGCGCCCGGCTCCAGCTCAGGCCCGGACAGCACCAGCTTGCGCCAGGAGCCGATCAGCAGGGCCTGGTCGATCTCCTCGACGCCGACCTTGTTACGCCCACCGCCCCACAACCCGGGCAGCGCCGTCAACGCCCGCAACACCCGTTCGCCGTCCGGGGCGGCACCGAACGCGATCACCTGGCACAGCAGCGGCAGAAACGGTCGCACCGTCGCGTACCGCTTCACCAGCTCAGCCCGCCACGCCGCGTCGGCATCCTCGTCCGCCGGCCCTGCCAACGCCACGATGTCGGTCAACGCCTTGGTGATCTGCTCGCGCGGCACCACCGCCTCGATCTGCTCCCACACCTGCGCCAGGCTCACCGGCTCGAACGCCACATCCTCCCGCCCGGCGTCCGCAGCGAGGTCCTCACCGGCACCGGTGATCTCCATCAACACCCCGACCACCGCAGCGAGCCGGATGGACGCCTTCCCGAGCTTCGGCCAGGTCTTGACCTTCAGCTTGTTCGACTCCCGCTCCGCCCGCGCCAACAGCTTGCTGGTGATCAGCACATCCAACAGGTCCAGCGCGTCATCGACCGCACGGGTCTGCAGATACACCACAGTGGCCAACAACGTCGCCAACCGGCGGGAATCCGGATGCCGCCGCAGCAGGGTGGCCTTGCCCTCCATCCCATAGCGCGACAGCTCCGCCAACCGGCGCGGCGGCACCACCGAGGCGTCCACCCCGCCGAACCCCAACCCCAGGATCTCCGCCGCGCGCTCCAACGCACCGATCATCGCCGGGCCCGACACCCGGGTCGGCGGCCGACGCAGCTTGTCCAAGGCTGACAACCGCTCCCCGTCGGCAACCTCCAACAGCCGGTCCAACAGCGCCTTCTGCTCGTCGGTCAGCAACACGAACAACGTGTCCCACAACCGCCCGGTGGCCGCGTCACGACGGCCGGCCACCAGACGCACGAGCGTGCTCACCCCCGGCAGCAACGCCCGCCGATCCCGCAACCAGCCCACTGCGGCATCGAACAACGCCTTCGGCCCGTCCCCGGTGGTCCACGCCCGTCCCTCGACCCAATCACCCAACTCGCCCGCGAACCCACCGAACTCGTACCAGCCATCGGCCTCACGGATCTCCCTGGCGTGATCCAGCCGGGTCATCTCCCGATCCCCATAGGACTTCACACACGACGGATCAGCGATCCCCAACTGCTCCGCCAGGTAATCCACCAACTCGACCGGCACCCCATCGAGCGGATCATCCAGAAAACCGCCCGCATACCGAACCGTGGCCAACTGCACGGCGAAGCCGAGCCTGTTGTGATCACGGCGCTTCGACTCGATCAGCGCCAAGTCCACATCATCGAGGAAGAAGTACCGCTCCAACTCGGCCCGAGTGAACCCGCTCGGGAAACGACCGTACGCCGACGCCTGATCGTCGGACAGGAACTCAACCGGCAACGCATCTCTCCTGCTACTGCAACCGCCCACCGCGGCGGAACCGGAACGAACCTCAGCACCACGCAGCAGGGCCGGTCAACTCACGAAACAGCAGGTCAAGACACGATTCAGGCTTAGCGCTGGTTTTCGTTCCAATGTTCCTCAAACGCCAAGGCTCACGCGGAACACCGAAGGTCGTGAGCCATGCCGGCCCCAGTGCGCCGACATGGGAGGCCGAGTCACTCCCCTCCCCCGGTCGACAGCAATGTGCTGCGAGAAGATCGCGAACGGAGGGTTCAGACGAACGAAATCGCCGTGGTGAGGGGTACCAACCTGACCAGGGCCGAAAGGAGCCTGACGAAACCTGACGAAACTCCGGGGATGGTCAGCGCCGGTGGATAGGGGCAGCCTGGTCGGAGCCGACCGAACAACCAGAGCGACCGGCACAGTGATCGACTCCGGTGCCGAGGTCGGCACCCGTTGGAAGGTGCACAGTGACGTGCGGCCGCCGGGCGCCGCAGGCCGGCCCTCCCCTTGGCGTCCAGGGCCGGCCGAAGATCGCTACGACCTGGGACCACGACACAGACGGCACGGTGATCTGTGGCCGTCACGGCGATCCACGACGAGGCCCTGAGTCATGAGGCGTCGAACGACTGGCGGGAGACCGTCGTCCGCTACGGCTCGATCCGCGCCGTCGGAGTGCCGCTCTCGTCCCGCTGTGAAGACCCGGCCGGGTCAGTTCTGGAGGAATTCGAGCAGATCGGAGTGGAAGGTCTCCTTGAAGCCCTCGACGCTCGCGAGCCCGTGCGGCGCCCCCGGATAAACCTTCAGCGTCGCGTCCGGGACGATCGCGGCGGACTTCCGTCCTGCGGCATCGATCGGCACGATCTGGTCGTCGTCACCGTGGATGATCAGCGTCGGGACGTCGAACCGACCGAGATCCTCGGTGAAGTCCGTTTCGGAGAACGCCTTGACGCAGTCCAGCGCGCCCTTGATGCCCAACTGCATGCTCATCAACCAGAACGCGTCCCTCACCCCCTGCGTCACGGAATTGCCCGGCCGGTTGGCGCCGAAGAAGGGCTCGCTCAACTCCCGGTAGAACTGTGACCGGTCCTTGCGGATGCCAGCCCGGATGTCGTCGAAGGCGCCGATCGGGGTGCCCTCGGGGTTGCCCTCGGTGCGCAGCATCAACGGCGGGACGGCGCTGAGCAACACTGCCTTGCTCACTCGTGAGGTGCCGTGGCGCCCGATGTAGCGGGCCACTTCTCCGCCGCCGGTGGAATGTCCCACCAGGATCACGTTGTGCAGGTCGAGCTGCTCGATCACGCTCGCGAGGTCGTCGGCATAGGTGTCCATGTCGTTGCCGGTCCAGGTCTGTTCGGACCGGCCGTGGCCCCGCCGGTCGTGTGCGATCGCGCGGTAGCCTGCCTCGGCGACCACGTTCAGCTGGTCATCCCACACGTCGGAGTGCAAAGGCCAGCCGTGGGAGAAGACGACTGGCGTCCCCACTCCCCAGTCCTTGAAGAAGAGCTTCGTGCCGTCGTTGGTCGTGATCGTGCTCATCAGCAGCACCTCCTTCGTCGCAACGGCCCGTGACGAAGCGGCTCGTGA
The Actinoalloteichus fjordicus DNA segment above includes these coding regions:
- a CDS encoding B12-binding domain-containing radical SAM protein — translated: MTPPPVTHRTAEENLGLGYLAAVLREDGFEVRVLDGWLAGLTASQLASAVMSGPVPLFVGFACYRSNMDSAVTTAALVRSGMPDVPIVAGGFGPSFHTGDFLAAGFDVVVRGEGELTVVELARFYRDGTPVLDSILGISFRAGDGVVHRPARPLIADLDTVPMPARDTLGLTLARRSPVHVQTSRGCQASCTFCSIVAFERLGGGPTWRQRSISGVVDELAALAARGVEHVKVIDDSLLEPPRDLSWCSALADEIARRGVRVALRGQIRADRVDDAVLAELRRAGFWSFACGIENFSPTALRRMAKRSRVENNVAALEAFRLAGMYVQAGHILFDHATTTGELEENWAGMARFSWTISKGVFTEMYAAAGTAYTRALARTGRLEAGPAAAGTAGLGNAVYAVADPAAAAAYAALKRWQRSHARIYDQTVDPLAAPKALAPRERPEFHQLCVALREEDLRFFRSVLDLVHAGACVAETVEFTEARIVETAPFYVRATARVEHAYRRAGLVYDAEDNPFLC
- a CDS encoding radical SAM/SPASM domain-containing protein, encoding MSTTDAVFPWQPNSGQRRLPLTPLVDATEHFRRQGVGPIEHTELDECPIEIRNIGWTLGNDCPYRCTHCYSMSAREKGMDFTPAIVDRVIEQLAANGVETVNLGGNEPLFTNGPNPVNTLLPRIIHGLADAGILVGLTTSGITLTHLERDHAHALARLNDVDVSFDSPYPDEHNANRGAKLFKQAVRALEICRDHGIPHSVIMCAMAWNFTDDRIDALVSLARDNDAHIRINPLKPVEARHMDSALPADQYYAGFSRLMAQCSPIDLGEPPLAAVTDFAGAGGCPCGRTSFRIHSITPDGRIPVSPCVYLHDYKVGDLVTDDLHDIVRSPQFQTFRRRNAHPEAIPGCAGCPLLASCRGGCAGRSYLHHAHTTGQRSLFVQDPYCPVDIAPTAPFPTNPTLPTDQRLVHMDYLCTWIGKPLPATSTP
- a CDS encoding inorganic diphosphatase; its protein translation is MIVPSASLRLATAYLHQRVSLRIDRPAGSRHPRHGYRYPVNYGYLPGVPAPDGDDLDGYYLTTTPVEQANGVVIAVIHRHDDDDDKLVVVDDHDTDLTDDDIHRLVAFQELPGRYDIVRHSIS
- a CDS encoding tyrosine-type recombinase/integrase — protein: MAATVTALDTRRSGTGTVGGPTVRAAIDAFLDSPKVTSNRHTLRAYTNVLDRAAELLGPNRRLADVADDELATTLSQLWGTAKPATWNRNRAAVGSWLTWCATRQHWTAPAVPAAAERRRENNDDTKAVSRSRIDRLCRRRNVPLREKTLWRMLYESASRASAVLALNIEDLDLANKQARITVKGGDTMWITWGTDTAHLLPRLIAGREHGPLFLSEHRPGPHRRATTDTRDICPETGRARLGYDRARILLGHHGDGLRLHQLRHSSATHLGDANVSANVIMTKTGHKSLRSVQRYVKPGLAAVHEATETLSGPRRRG
- a CDS encoding Tn3 family transposase, producing the protein MPVEFLSDDQASAYGRFPSGFTRAELERYFFLDDVDLALIESKRRDHNRLGFAVQLATVRYAGGFLDDPLDGVPVELVDYLAEQLGIADPSCVKSYGDREMTRLDHAREIREADGWYEFGGFAGELGDWVEGRAWTTGDGPKALFDAAVGWLRDRRALLPGVSTLVRLVAGRRDAATGRLWDTLFVLLTDEQKALLDRLLEVADGERLSALDKLRRPPTRVSGPAMIGALERAAEILGLGFGGVDASVVPPRRLAELSRYGMEGKATLLRRHPDSRRLATLLATVVYLQTRAVDDALDLLDVLITSKLLARAERESNKLKVKTWPKLGKASIRLAAVVGVLMEITGAGEDLAADAGREDVAFEPVSLAQVWEQIEAVVPREQITKALTDIVALAGPADEDADAAWRAELVKRYATVRPFLPLLCQVIAFGAAPDGERVLRALTALPGLWGGGRNKVGVEEIDQALLIGSWRKLVLSGPELEPGAVDWRAYTFCVLEQFHRHLKRRDIFAVNSSKWGDPRAKLLAGDAWSAAKPLVLASLELPEDPAEHLAERARLLHDTYLDVASRLPGNAAVSFDDDGRLHLKALLAEADPPSLVDLREFTHRMLPRVDLPEVLLEVFSWTGADAAFTSITGGEARLSELNVTIAALLVAEACNIGWRPVTKPGVAALTRDRLAHVNANYLRLDTIRAANAALIDAQAAIGLAGLWGGGHVASVDGMRFVVPVNTVHAGYNPKYFKARKGATWLNMVNDQAAGLGAKVVAGTPRDSLYVLDVLYDRDGGVRPQTIVTDTASYSDIVFGLLSLAGWTYAPQLADLPDQKLWRVDTRADYGPFNTAARGRVDLERIARHWEDILRVIASIHTGAVRAHDVIRMLSRDGNPTPLGEAIAHYGRIHKSLHVLRMADEPDYRRTMKSQGNLQEGRHALGRDIFHGKRGELRQRYYEGMEDQLGALGLVLNALVLFNTRYLDAAITHLREGGHEVRDEDATRLSPFRHRHINLLGRYSFLLPADLAGGLRPLRDPNALAEESDEDDPE
- a CDS encoding alpha/beta fold hydrolase, with the protein product MSTITTNDGTKLFFKDWGVGTPVVFSHGWPLHSDVWDDQLNVVAEAGYRAIAHDRRGHGRSEQTWTGNDMDTYADDLASVIEQLDLHNVILVGHSTGGGEVARYIGRHGTSRVSKAVLLSAVPPLMLRTEGNPEGTPIGAFDDIRAGIRKDRSQFYRELSEPFFGANRPGNSVTQGVRDAFWLMSMQLGIKGALDCVKAFSETDFTEDLGRFDVPTLIIHGDDDQIVPIDAAGRKSAAIVPDATLKVYPGAPHGLASVEGFKETFHSDLLEFLQN